A genomic region of Lachnoclostridium edouardi contains the following coding sequences:
- a CDS encoding RNA polymerase sigma factor has product MNYSEQYKEHIEYTFAAFCKIVLRNTALSAYRDIGRRRKWETSLDYLMEEKHYKPSTTDSYFEEQPTRFVVCGEIIEIKNEQLAKAFSSLPELRQEVLVLYYFFHYTDKRIGEAYGRSRTTANYWKLSSLKRLRKELERLEHEERKADTV; this is encoded by the coding sequence ATGAACTATTCGGAGCAATACAAGGAGCATATCGAATACACCTTTGCAGCCTTTTGTAAAATCGTTCTTCGCAATACCGCCCTGTCTGCTTATCGGGACATTGGCAGGCGGAGGAAATGGGAAACTTCCCTTGATTATCTCATGGAAGAAAAACATTATAAACCGTCTACAACAGACAGCTATTTTGAGGAACAGCCCACAAGATTTGTTGTGTGCGGCGAGATAATCGAAATCAAGAATGAACAGTTAGCAAAAGCATTTTCCAGTTTGCCGGAACTGCGGCAGGAAGTTTTGGTGCTGTATTACTTTTTCCACTATACGGACAAGAGGATTGGCGAAGCATACGGAAGAAGTCGCACAACTGCAAACTACTGGAAACTGTCGTCACTCAAAAGATTAAGAAAAGAATTGGAGAGATTGGAGCATGAAGAACGAAAAGCTGATACCGTTTGA
- a CDS encoding helix-turn-helix domain-containing protein, whose protein sequence is MKNEKLIPFETIEKAVAGEPEAINTVLWHYRGYIKHLSVFQGHYDAEIQDRLEAQLIQALFKYRFR, encoded by the coding sequence ATGAAGAACGAAAAGCTGATACCGTTTGAAACGATTGAGAAAGCAGTTGCCGGAGAGCCGGAAGCGATAAATACTGTCTTATGGCATTATCGGGGGTACATCAAACATCTGTCTGTATTTCAAGGGCATTATGACGCCGAAATTCAAGATAGATTGGAAGCACAACTGATACAGGCATTATTCAAGTATCGTTTCAGGTAG
- a CDS encoding ribonuclease Z yields MLDICLLGTGGMMPLPYRFLTAMMARCQGSNLLIDCGEGTQVALKKKGWSPKPIDVICFTHYHADHISGLPGLLLTMGNAERTEPLILIGPKGLEKVVSALRTIAPELPFPLRFIELSQPREQLKIGPYLIDAYKVNHNVTCYGYAVSILRKGRFDVTRANEQQIPQRFWSRLQKGETIEHEGRTLTPDMVLGPERRGIKVAYCTDTRPVPVIAEYAREADLLICEGMYGEDGKESKAREYKHMTMYEAARLADKAQPKEMWLTHYSPSLTKPEEFMDAVRKIFPRTKAAKDGYTAELEFDSDEK; encoded by the coding sequence ATGTTAGATATTTGCCTGTTGGGGACTGGAGGCATGATGCCGTTGCCCTATCGTTTTCTTACTGCAATGATGGCCCGGTGCCAGGGGAGTAATCTGCTGATTGACTGCGGCGAGGGGACTCAGGTGGCTTTAAAGAAAAAGGGCTGGAGTCCAAAGCCCATTGATGTTATATGTTTTACTCATTATCATGCGGACCATATCAGCGGTTTGCCGGGGCTTCTGCTGACTATGGGAAATGCAGAGCGGACAGAGCCTTTGATTCTCATAGGGCCTAAGGGGCTGGAAAAAGTAGTGTCAGCTTTGCGGACGATTGCTCCGGAGCTGCCGTTTCCCTTGCGTTTTATAGAGCTTTCTCAGCCCAGAGAGCAGTTAAAAATAGGCCCGTATTTAATTGACGCTTATAAAGTAAATCACAATGTAACTTGTTATGGATATGCAGTTTCTATTTTGAGAAAAGGCCGGTTCGACGTGACCAGAGCTAATGAGCAGCAGATTCCTCAAAGATTTTGGAGCCGCCTGCAAAAGGGAGAAACAATAGAGCACGAAGGCAGAACATTGACTCCTGACATGGTTCTGGGGCCGGAAAGGCGGGGGATTAAGGTAGCCTATTGTACAGATACCAGACCTGTCCCTGTCATTGCAGAGTATGCCAGAGAGGCGGATTTGCTTATATGCGAGGGAATGTATGGGGAGGACGGCAAAGAGAGCAAGGCCAGAGAGTACAAACATATGACTATGTACGAGGCCGCAAGGCTGGCAGATAAGGCCCAGCCAAAAGAAATGTGGCTGACGCATTATAGTCCTTCTCTGACAAAGCCGGAGGAATTTATGGACGCTGTAAGGAAAATATTCCCCAGAACAAAGGCAGCCAAGGACGGGTATACGGCAGAACTGGAATTTGACAGTGATGAAAAATAA